The region AAAAAATTATTTTTAATTGTTTGTTTTTCACTTCACCCTTAACTCCATTAATATGTCGTCTACGAGCATCTTCCTATCAGCTTGCCAAACACCATCCTTGAATGTTTCCCCATAGAACCAGTATCTCATGCTCGTCCTATAATCTGCCCACATGAGCTTCACATCATCCACACTACCCTGCAATATCTCCCCAAGATACGAGACTCCCAATGGTGGTAGGAATATTATTAGTGTGAATCCTTCTTGTGTGGGCATGAATGTTAATTGGAATGGTAGCTTCTTAATCGCCATTGCAAATTTAGCTGTAGTTGCAACTGGACATCTACACTTGAATATGAATTGATTGAATAAGTTTGAAGCCTTCGTTTTTATCATTACTCTGAATCCCTCAATAACTCCACTATCGAGGTATAGCTTCATCCGCCTACTAATCTGATACTCTGGAATCTTAAGTTTCTCACTTAAATCCTTAAACTTAGCTCTAGCATTTATACTAAGCTCTCTGAGTAAAGCCATATCAGCCTTATCTAATTTATGTAGTATTGATGGTGGATATGCTTCCA is a window of Candidatus Methanomethylicota archaeon DNA encoding:
- a CDS encoding winged helix-turn-helix transcriptional regulator; the protein is MQELDEIDYKILTAIGKNPLATITEISKETGINVKTLSKRLQGLIESKVIYNVSAQICPSTLELEPIILFINMKFKNIPIIEKLCDLHPYTRFRVRCFGGFNGLMSVFMMPRNSLRYLLELFDRLRELGLIDDYTYLTSIAKWVWRDNDFTYYDMKRDEWTFNWDDWSRYLESLKGPSELEAYPPSILHKLDKADMALLRELSINARAKFKDLSEKLKIPEYQISRRMKLYLDSGVIEGFRVMIKTKASNLFNQFIFKCRCPVATTAKFAMAIKKLPFQLTFMPTQEGFTLIIFLPPLGVSYLGEILQGSVDDVKLMWADYRTSMRYWFYGETFKDGVWQADRKMLVDDILMELRVK